The proteins below come from a single Amphiura filiformis chromosome 15, Afil_fr2py, whole genome shotgun sequence genomic window:
- the LOC140171025 gene encoding uncharacterized protein: protein MLLRWLLFTALSAYFRAGSTATPDAQVLIIGGGPAGIQAAATLVENGIDDFLILEDGEQLRGYLEPVEFGGLTFAPGGIWIHTDDELKDILDESGLVYTQTNYASYTVYNDAGENVTAEAIEREWAYFDALDEGLDEVTDDIDKERRPDLSYKATLARGGWIGASAVEKVMEWYNMDFYEGLSPRDVSTIQSYRQDLFDDEYFILDDKTLGHLLVEQEDLISEDKIVWNARAAVSVNQKSDEDDYVRVSTEDGNEYVGEYVIVTSTVGVIQNGGVTFEPPLPPWKSEQFCRYQMAILEPFFLKFDTKFWDDTEYILHASDRKGYYPAFLNYDAEGYRPGNNILIGFLTGDEAYRAELLSDEEVQAEVLEVLRNIYGESNVPEATEFYMTRFATDKNLYGNFATFPIGTNPKDAAMRLRAHVGRVYFAPEDAADEYIGYPRGSLNAGMFAADGVTGCIQDGDCDEYTPVDDPSCRPPPQSNKRRKNRK, encoded by the exons ATGCTTTTGCGTTGGTTACTTTTCACTGCACTCAGTGCATACTTTCGTGCTGGCAGTACAGCAACACCAGATGCCCAAGTGTTAATCATTGGAGGTGGTCCTGCGGGCATTCAAGCAGCTGCCACGTTAGTAGAAAACGGCATCGACGATTTCCTTATATTGGAAGATGGTGAACAGCTTCGTGGATATCTAGAACCTGTTGAATTCGGCGGGCTTACCTTCGCCCCAGGAGGTATTTGGATCCACACTGACGATGAACTAAAGGACATATTAGACGAAAGTGGTCTTGTTTATACGCAAACGAATTATGCTTCATACACGGTTTACAACGATGCTGGGGAAAATGTTACGGCAGAAGCTATAGAGAGAGAATGGGCATATTTTGATGCCCTTGATGAAGGGTTAGATGAAGTAACTGATGATATCGACAAAGAACGACGTCCAGATTTATCATACAAGGCAACCCTTGCACGCGGTGGGTGGATCGGTGCATCAGCTGTCGAAAAGGTTATGGAATGGTACAACATGGATTTTTATGAAGGACTCTCTCCTCGAGACGTTTCAACAATACAGTCATACCGTCAAGATCTTTTCGATGATGAGTACTTTATTCTTGATGATAAAACCCTTGGACATCTACTCGTCGAGCAAGAAGATTTGATAAGCGAGGACAAAATCGTCTGGAATGCG CGAGCAGCAGTCTCCGTCAACCAAAAATCAGATGAAGATGACTACGTTAGAGTGTCCACAGAAGATGGCAATGAATATGTTGGTGAATATGTCATAGTAACCAGCACAGTCGGTGTGATTCAAAATGGTGGCGTAACCTTTGAACCTCCTCTACCTCCATGGAAGTCGGAGCAGTTCTGTCGATATCAAATGGCGATACTTGAGCCTTTCTTTCTGAAATTTGACACTAAGTTCTGGGATGACACCGAATACATCCTGCACGCTAGTGATCGGAAAGGGTACTACCCGGCATTTTTGAATTATGATGCTGAAGGCTACCGTCCTGGAAATAACATTCTTATTGGTTTCTTAACAGGAGACGAGGCCTATCGGGCAGAACTTTTGTCAGATGAAGAAGTGCAAGCTGAG GTGCTCGAGGTGTTGAGAAACATATATGGAGAAAGCAACGTACCAGAAGCCACCGAATTCTACATGACTCGTTTTGCCACCGATAAAAACCTGTACGGAAACTTCGCTACTTTTCCGATTGGAACCAACCCCAAAGACGCCGCAATGCGCCTAAGAGCTCACGTAGGCCGTGTGTACTTTGCTCCGGAAGATGCCGCTGACGAATACATCGGTTATCCAAGAGGTTCCTTAAATGCCGGTATGTTTGCGGCAGATGGAGTTACTGGGTGCATTCAGGATGGAGATTGTGATGAGTATACTCCGGTGGACGATCCATCTTGTCGACCACCACCACAATCGAATAAACGACGCAAGAATCGTAAATAG